The proteins below come from a single Eucalyptus grandis isolate ANBG69807.140 chromosome 3, ASM1654582v1, whole genome shotgun sequence genomic window:
- the LOC108958618 gene encoding uncharacterized protein LOC108958618: MSASLEEINITLCRSIGRIVLCGEGGSLEVLDQSEGSLSESTDCSPGVLLLPNALKKLKRLDLLFGENLVEIQVIGTLLSLQSISIHICDAMEKLTGISNLKNLRHLHILKCSKLWVVEGLDKLEFLIDLDVRNCPSLETLLDISNSKIPDDCQILVSRRRESLNSGKKTTFKHYKELMIQQGAPKPETNKEEAKMEGDAKDSHRLKKYILNLTTACFCKS; encoded by the exons ATGTCGGCATCACTGGAGGAAATAAATATCACTCTTTGTCGGTCAATTGGAAGGATAGTATTATGCGGTGAGGGAGGATCTCTCGAGGTTCTCGATCAATCAGAGGGTTCTTTGAGTGAGTCGACCGATTGTTCACCGGGAGTACTTCTTCTTCCCAATGCCTTGAAGAAACTAAAAAGACTTGACTTGCTGTTCGGCGAAAACCTAGTTGAGATTCAAGTCATCGGTACATTGTTATCATTGCAATCAATCTCTATTCATATTTGCGATGCAATGGAAAAGTTAACTGGTATATCGAACTTGAAGAACCTTCGCCATTTGCATATCCTTAAGTGCTCTAAGTTGTGGGTTGTTGAAGGCCTTGACAAGCTAGAGTTTTTGATTGACTTGGATGTCCGCAACTGTCCTTCACTGGAAACATTGCTTGACATATCGAACTCGAAAATACCAGATGACTGCCAGATATTGGTTTCGCGCCGCAGGGAGTCGCTCAACTCAGGAAAAAAAACTACTTTCAAGCATTACAAGGAGTTGATGATTCAACAAGGTGCGCCAAAACCAGAGACAAACAAG GAGGAGGCTAAAATGGAAGGGGATGCTAAAGACTCACACAGACTGAAGAAGTATATATTGAACTTAACCACGGCCTGCTTTTGCAAGTCTTGA
- the LOC104439733 gene encoding disease resistance protein RPV1-like: MANLDAGTSSGSAGGGKYQVFLNFCGRDTRDGFTSFLHRDLKNNGIHAFMDDEELRVGEEIGVELLQAIDDSQIYVPIFSENYASRKWCLQRPWESSEHDKKQQEKFPHEVESWEGELLEKAHTKVGKIKGWVLQQGKSQAKFVDLVVEEVLQELRLREYGEVRLLGIHGMGGIGKTTLARVVYSELLSHFGKNCAFSDDIRETFNRKGHALQLFKRHAILEGSPARDVDDLSIDIVDTTGRLPLALQVIGSSLYGKPNNIWENTLKQLKKIPNPQVQEKLRISFNALNDHERDIFLDIACIFINEDITNANYMWEACEFYLDIEVLVRKSLIKIMNNKFWLHDQLRDLGREIVRQGSAENLKKWSKVWTSKDFLDFMRTEQRYEDVEALDMQWFNISISHEEIRRFKSLRTPDLSKCLDLERLTFGGCKSLKKIDNSIGKLKCLLDLDITNCRLIEQVPDVGGLVKLERFSLSGCEKVGGLLASIGDLASLRKLDLSYTRITTLPKSIEKLWCLSNLCLKGT; encoded by the exons ATGGCAAATTTAGATGCTGGGACGAGTAGTGGCAGTGCAGGAGGAGGCAAGTATCAAGTATTCTTGAATTTCTGTGGCCGAGATACTCGAGATGGATTCACTAGCTTCCTTCATCGAGACTTGAAAAATAATGGTATTCATGCCTTCATGGATGACGAGGAACTTCGAGTCGGCGAAGAAATTGGTGTAGAGCTCCTACAAGCAATCGACGACTCCCAGATCTATGTACCCATCTTCTCAGAAAATTATGCCAGTAGAAAATGGTGTCTCC AAAGGCCATGGGAGAGCTCAGAGCACGATAAGAAGCAACAGGAGAAGTTTCCCCACGAAGTAGAATCCTGGGAGGGAGAACTCTTGGAGAAGGCTCATACGAAGGTCGGTAAAATCAAGGGTTGGGTGTTGCAACAAGGCAAAAG CCAAGCAAAATTTGTGGACTTGGTAGTTGAAGAGGTTTTGCAGGAGCTGAGGCTAAGAGAATA TGGTGAAGTGAGGTTGCTTGGAATTCATGGAATGGGGGGCATCGGTAAAACCACTCTAGCTAGGGTCGTCTACAGTGAACTTCTTTCTCACTTTGGAAAGAATTGTGCCTTCTCTGATGATATTCGAGAAACATTTAACAGGAAGGG CCACGCGCTCCAACTTTTCAAGAGGCATGCAATTTTGGAAGGCTCTCCAGCAAGGGATGTTGACGACCTCTCAATAGATATTGTCGATACTACTGGGCGCCTTCCTTTGGCCCTTCAAGTTATAGGTTCATCACTTTATGGAAAGCCCAATAATATATGGGAGAATACATTAAAACAGTTAAAGAAAATACCGAATCCACAAGTACAAGAGAAATTGAGGATTAGCTTCAACGCCCTAAATGATCATGAGCGTgatatttttcttgacattgcaTGCATTTTCATCAATGAGGATATTACTAATGCCAATTACATGTGGGAGGCTTGTGAATTTTATCTTGACATTGAGGTCCTTGTTAGGAAGTCCttgatcaagataatgaacAACAAATTTTGGTTGCATGACCAATTGAGAGACTTAGGACGGGAAATTGTTCGTCAAGGAAGTGCTGAAAATCTAAAGAAGTGGAGTAAGGTGTGGACTAGCAAGGATTTCCTTGATTTCATGAGAACCGAACAG AGGTACGAAGATGTTGAAGCACTTGATATGCAGTGGTTTAATATCTCAATTAGCCATGAAGAAATTAGAAGATTTAAAAGTTTGAG AACTCCAGACTTGTCTAAATGCCTGGATTTAGAGAGGTTGACTTTTGGTGGTTGTaagagtttgaagaaaatcgacaacTCCATTGGAAAGCTAAAGTGCTTGCTTGACTTGGATATCACCAATTGTAGGCTTATTGAACAAGTGCCTGATGTTGGAGGGCTAGTGAAGCTTGAGCGCTTCTCTTTGAGTGGCTGCGAGAAAGTAGGCGGACTCCTCGCCTCTATTGGCGACTTAGCATCATTGAGAAAATTGGACCTTTCATATACTAGAATTACAACCCTGCCAAAGTCCATTGAAAAGCTCTGGTGTTTGTCAAATCTCTGTTTGAAAGGCACTTAA